The Oreochromis niloticus isolate F11D_XX linkage group LG13, O_niloticus_UMD_NMBU, whole genome shotgun sequence genome has a window encoding:
- the mea1 gene encoding LOW QUALITY PROTEIN: male-enhanced antigen 1 (The sequence of the model RefSeq protein was modified relative to this genomic sequence to represent the inferred CDS: inserted 1 base in 1 codon), with the protein MEVCSSVMGPERVLPSSEDELGEDERPTDGTLPPPPGAMWGGXDGEEEEEAVGEMELDGEEEEEEEDGSGGGYYYQPLNQEPDGVNGGQQPEDDEEKRGEETGEAASHSEQLQHVQQRIEVMGLHLPEAPPPDSDEEEDPEGAAAQRSRASIPMDADHVELVKRTMAAVALPSLGVPPWAREISDDQWKDMVRDTLQSRQSAAALRLPRCANLPGP; encoded by the exons ATGGAAGTGTGCAGCTCTGTGATGGGACCAGAGCGCGTCTTACCGAGCTCCGAGGACGAGCTGGGAGAGGACGAGCGACCGACGGACGGAACGCTGCCACCGCCGCCGGGTGCCATGTGGGGTG GggatggagaggaggaggaggaggctgtgGGGGAGATGGAGCTGGATggcgaggaggaggaagaggaggaagatggCAGTGGGGGAGGGTATTACTACCAGCCTCTGAACCAGGAGCCCGACGGCGTGAACGGCGGCCAACAGCCAGAGGACGACGAGGAGAAGCGGGGGGAGGAGACGGGGGAGGCGGCCTCCCACTCCGAGCAGCTGCAGCATGTTCAGCAGCGGATAGAG GTGATGGGGCTGCACCTCCCCGAAGCTCCGCCTCCTGACAGCGACGAGGAAGAGGACCCCGAGGGGGCAGCTGCTCAGAGGAGCCGCGCCTCCATCCCCATGGatgcag ATCACGTGGAGCTGGTGAAGAGGACGATGGCGGCCGTGGCGCTGCCGTCTTTGGGCGTGCCGCCGTGGGCACGGGAGATCTCCGATGACCAGTGGAAGGACATGGTGCGTGACACGTTGCAGAGCCGACAGAGTGCCGCCGCCCTGCGCCTGCCGCGCTGTGCAAACCTCCCCGGGCCCTGA